Proteins encoded together in one Vibrio lentus window:
- a CDS encoding MarR family winged helix-turn-helix transcriptional regulator, with the protein MDAIDRVVEQWAKEKPELETEPMAMMGRIMRIAKYMETQVAELHKKYDMKLGEFDVLATLRRSGKPYRLTPSELIGSMMLTSGAMTNRLDKLEAKGLISREHSKEDRRSVSVQLTKDGLILIDQMMTEHVEMQKKLVKSLSASQKKNTNQLLKTWLSAYE; encoded by the coding sequence ATGGATGCTATCGACCGCGTAGTAGAGCAATGGGCAAAGGAAAAGCCTGAGCTAGAAACTGAGCCTATGGCAATGATGGGCCGGATTATGCGTATTGCCAAGTATATGGAGACTCAAGTTGCCGAGCTTCATAAAAAATACGACATGAAACTCGGTGAGTTTGATGTGCTGGCTACGTTGCGACGTTCTGGAAAGCCTTACCGACTCACGCCATCAGAATTGATTGGGTCGATGATGCTGACATCTGGCGCGATGACCAATCGCCTTGATAAATTGGAAGCTAAAGGGTTGATCAGTCGTGAGCACAGCAAAGAAGACAGACGCAGCGTGAGTGTTCAGCTAACCAAAGATGGTCTGATTCTGATTGACCAAATGATGACTGAGCATGTTGAAATGCAGAAAAAGCTGGTTAAATCTCTGTCTGCGAGCCAGAAGAAGAACACCAACCAACTGTTAAAAACATGGTTGAGCGCTTACGAGTAG
- a CDS encoding GlcG/HbpS family heme-binding protein, whose protein sequence is MGSLTLQQALTIIDGTLKAGKKIHTEPLTVAVLDSGGKLISLQRQDGSSMMRPDIAIAKAWGALALGCSSRKLAQDADNRPAFISAVNVLAHGNMVPVPGGLLIRDKDKTVLGAIGVSGDISDIDESCAINGIGCAELFSDEMLQA, encoded by the coding sequence ATGGGAAGTTTGACTCTACAACAAGCGTTGACCATCATCGATGGCACCTTAAAAGCAGGAAAAAAGATCCACACAGAACCTTTGACGGTCGCCGTCTTAGACAGCGGTGGCAAACTGATTTCTCTGCAACGTCAAGATGGCTCTAGCATGATGCGACCAGACATCGCGATTGCTAAAGCGTGGGGGGCACTCGCACTGGGTTGTTCCTCTAGAAAACTCGCCCAAGATGCTGACAACCGACCAGCATTCATCTCCGCCGTAAACGTGCTGGCACACGGAAACATGGTGCCAGTTCCAGGGGGACTACTGATTCGAGACAAGGATAAAACGGTACTGGGTGCTATCGGGGTAAGCGGTGACATCTCAGACATTGATGAAAGCTGCGCCATCAACGGTATTGGCTGCGCAGAGCTGTTCAGTGATGAGATGTTGCAAGCATAA
- the aceB gene encoding malate synthase A → MMNDVKEREEVQCMQVLGKMDNSEYKEILSKDALKFLEALVNKFGDRRHTLLSDRDVKQAQYDEGELPNFRKDTISIRQNKEWKVATPPPELLDRRVEITGPIERKMVINALNSGAKVFMCCFEDASSPTWANMVEGQINLRDANLGTIRYFDEKKQKRYQLNDDPALLIARPRGIHLPEQSIQFNNQPIGGCLMDFALYFFHNYQSRAQQGLGVYYYIPKLESMEEAQWWDDIFSFTENYFHVPKGTIRATVLIETLPAVFQMEEILYAMRDHIVAMNCGRWDYIFSYIKTLKNHKDRILPDRHGIGMDQEFLNAYSQLLVRTCHARGALAMGGMSAFIPAKDPQEMARVTAKVIEDKQRESQNGHDGTWVAHPALVDLAMSIFDKHLDGKVNQMDFQSPEHVINADTLLKPCEGSRDEAGVRKNIRIALYYIEAWIQGYGCVPIYGLMEDAATAEISRANIWQWIHHGVTLDDGQTFTKSLFHSWLYQELDTIKHEVGDSRYTAGRFEETADLFYQLSTAEEFAAFLTLPSYGLLQESS, encoded by the coding sequence ATGATGAATGACGTAAAAGAGAGAGAAGAAGTACAATGTATGCAGGTACTTGGGAAGATGGACAACTCCGAGTACAAAGAGATCTTGTCTAAAGATGCATTAAAATTCTTAGAAGCTCTCGTCAATAAGTTTGGAGATCGCCGTCATACCCTGCTAAGTGACCGCGACGTAAAACAAGCTCAATATGACGAGGGTGAGTTACCCAATTTTAGAAAAGACACCATTTCCATTCGCCAAAATAAAGAATGGAAAGTGGCGACACCGCCACCAGAGCTACTCGATCGCCGAGTAGAGATCACCGGGCCTATCGAAAGAAAGATGGTGATCAACGCGCTAAACTCAGGCGCGAAAGTCTTCATGTGCTGCTTTGAAGATGCGTCTTCTCCTACTTGGGCCAATATGGTCGAAGGGCAAATCAACCTAAGAGATGCCAACCTTGGCACCATTCGTTATTTCGATGAGAAGAAGCAGAAGCGTTACCAATTAAACGACGATCCTGCACTGCTGATCGCACGCCCACGAGGAATCCACCTTCCTGAGCAATCCATCCAATTCAACAATCAGCCTATCGGCGGTTGCTTGATGGACTTCGCCTTGTACTTTTTCCACAACTATCAATCACGTGCACAACAAGGTTTAGGGGTTTACTACTACATTCCAAAGCTAGAAAGCATGGAAGAAGCACAATGGTGGGACGATATTTTCAGCTTCACCGAAAACTATTTCCATGTACCAAAAGGCACCATTCGCGCGACAGTATTGATCGAAACGCTACCAGCCGTATTCCAAATGGAAGAGATCTTGTACGCCATGCGTGATCACATCGTTGCGATGAACTGTGGCCGTTGGGATTACATCTTCAGCTACATCAAAACTCTGAAGAACCATAAAGACCGCATCCTGCCAGATCGTCATGGGATCGGCATGGATCAAGAATTCCTCAACGCCTATAGCCAACTGTTAGTGCGTACTTGTCACGCTCGTGGCGCATTAGCAATGGGTGGGATGTCAGCCTTTATTCCAGCAAAAGACCCGCAAGAAATGGCGCGTGTAACCGCCAAGGTTATCGAAGATAAACAAAGAGAATCTCAGAACGGACATGATGGAACATGGGTTGCGCACCCTGCGCTGGTTGATTTGGCAATGTCGATCTTTGATAAGCACTTAGATGGCAAAGTAAACCAAATGGATTTCCAAAGCCCAGAGCATGTGATCAACGCCGACACGCTACTCAAGCCTTGTGAGGGCAGTCGCGACGAAGCAGGAGTACGTAAGAATATACGCATCGCGCTGTATTACATCGAAGCTTGGATTCAAGGCTACGGCTGTGTGCCTATCTACGGCCTTATGGAAGATGCCGCGACTGCTGAGATCTCGAGAGCCAATATTTGGCAGTGGATCCACCACGGGGTAACACTCGATGATGGCCAAACCTTTACCAAATCACTATTCCACTCTTGGCTTTACCAAGAGCTAGACACGATAAAACATGAAGTCGGAGACTCGCGCTATACAGCAGGTCGATTTGAAGAGACAGCTGATCTTTTCTATCAACTTTCTACAGCCGAAGAGTTCGCCGCCTTCCTAACTTTACCCAGCTATGGGCTATTACAAGAGTCCAGTTAG
- the gcl gene encoding glyoxylate carboligase: MAIMKAIEAAVEVLKREGVDIAFGVPGAAINPMYAAMKKLGGIDHVLARHVEGASHMAEGYTRTNQDNIGVCIGTSGPAGTDMITGLYSASADSIPILCITGQAPRARLHKEDFQAVDIESIAKPVTKWATTVLEPAQVPRAFQKAFHLMRSGRPGPILIDLPIDVQLAEIEFDIDTYEPLEPYKPQATRAQVEKALTMMSQSEKPLIVSGGGVINAGASELLQQFAEITGVPVIPTLMGWGSIPDDHDLMAGMVGLQTSHRYGNETMLNSDFVFGVGNRWANRHTGSVDVYTEGRKFVHVDIEPTQIGRVFCPDLGIVSDAKAALELMVEVAQEWRDAGKLPNRNAWASECQERKSTMLRKTNFDEAPMKPMRVYEEMNKAFGRDTCYVSTIGLSQIAAAQFLHVYKPRNWINCGQAGPLGWTTPAALGVRAADPNRDIVAISGDYDFQFMIEELAVGAQFNLPYIHVLVNNSYLGLIRQAQRQFDIDYCVQLAFDNQNAPELEGYGVDHVAVVEGLGCKAIRVREPEQIAAAFGQAKELMNKHKVPVVVELILERVTNIAMGVEINAINEFEPLAESRGDAPTALAYK; encoded by the coding sequence ATGGCAATTATGAAAGCGATTGAAGCAGCGGTAGAAGTGCTTAAACGTGAAGGTGTAGACATCGCATTTGGTGTTCCCGGCGCAGCAATAAACCCTATGTATGCGGCTATGAAAAAGCTCGGAGGAATCGACCACGTCTTAGCTCGCCACGTAGAGGGTGCATCCCATATGGCCGAAGGGTACACACGTACTAATCAAGACAATATAGGTGTGTGTATTGGTACCTCTGGCCCAGCGGGAACGGACATGATCACGGGCCTTTATTCTGCGTCTGCAGATTCGATCCCAATTCTATGCATCACCGGCCAAGCGCCACGAGCTCGTCTTCACAAAGAAGATTTCCAAGCGGTCGACATTGAATCTATCGCCAAGCCAGTGACCAAGTGGGCAACCACGGTACTGGAACCTGCACAAGTGCCACGCGCATTTCAAAAAGCCTTTCATTTAATGCGTTCGGGTCGCCCGGGACCAATCCTGATTGATCTACCGATTGATGTTCAGCTGGCTGAGATTGAGTTTGATATCGATACCTATGAACCGCTAGAACCTTATAAACCACAAGCAACTCGCGCGCAGGTTGAGAAAGCATTAACCATGATGTCTCAATCGGAAAAACCGCTGATTGTATCGGGTGGTGGCGTGATTAACGCTGGCGCATCTGAATTGCTCCAGCAGTTCGCCGAAATCACCGGTGTTCCTGTGATTCCAACCTTGATGGGCTGGGGTTCTATCCCAGATGACCATGACTTAATGGCAGGTATGGTGGGGCTGCAAACGTCTCACCGTTACGGCAACGAAACCATGCTCAACTCTGACTTCGTGTTTGGTGTCGGTAACCGTTGGGCAAACCGTCATACTGGCTCTGTGGATGTTTACACCGAAGGCCGTAAGTTTGTTCACGTTGACATTGAACCAACTCAAATCGGCCGTGTGTTCTGTCCGGATTTGGGCATAGTCTCTGATGCGAAAGCAGCGCTAGAGCTAATGGTTGAAGTGGCGCAAGAGTGGCGTGATGCTGGCAAGCTGCCAAACCGAAATGCTTGGGCAAGTGAGTGTCAGGAACGCAAATCGACCATGCTGCGTAAAACCAATTTCGATGAAGCGCCAATGAAACCGATGCGTGTTTATGAAGAGATGAACAAGGCATTTGGTCGTGATACTTGCTACGTGAGCACCATTGGTTTGTCGCAAATCGCTGCCGCTCAGTTCCTGCATGTTTATAAGCCGCGTAACTGGATCAACTGTGGTCAAGCTGGCCCACTAGGTTGGACAACACCAGCAGCATTGGGTGTAAGAGCGGCTGATCCAAATCGCGATATCGTTGCTATTTCTGGAGATTACGATTTCCAATTCATGATCGAAGAACTGGCAGTAGGTGCGCAATTCAACCTGCCATACATTCATGTGTTGGTGAACAACTCGTATCTAGGTTTGATCCGTCAAGCACAGCGTCAATTTGATATCGATTATTGTGTACAACTGGCGTTTGATAACCAGAATGCGCCAGAGCTTGAAGGCTATGGGGTTGACCATGTCGCGGTTGTTGAAGGTTTAGGCTGTAAGGCGATTCGAGTTCGTGAACCAGAGCAAATTGCTGCTGCGTTTGGACAAGCCAAAGAGTTGATGAATAAGCATAAAGTACCGGTTGTTGTTGAGCTAATTCTTGAGAGAGTGACCAATATTGCGATGGGCGTAGAGATCAACGCCATCAACGAATTTGAGCCACTTGCCGAAAGCCGCGGCGATGCTCCAACGGCGCTAGCGTACAAGTAA
- the hyi gene encoding hydroxypyruvate isomerase codes for MAKFAANLSMLFTEVDFMDRFEAAAEAGFQGVEYLFPYAFDAQAIKAKLDANNLEQVLFNLPAGDWDAGDRGIAVDPARVEEFQAGVPKAIAYAKALGCTQVNCLAGIVPQGVTQQDAQSAFVINLHYAANALAAEGISLVIEAINTRDIPGFFLNTTEQAKAIIKEVGSDNLSIQYDIYHMQIMEGDLTPTMQQNIGQIAHVQLADNPGRHEPGTGEINYPFVLNYLDELGYQGWVGCEYKPKTTTTEGLGWLHQYR; via the coding sequence ATGGCAAAATTTGCAGCAAACTTGTCAATGTTATTCACGGAAGTTGATTTTATGGATCGCTTTGAGGCCGCCGCAGAAGCGGGCTTTCAAGGTGTGGAATACCTTTTCCCTTACGCCTTTGATGCTCAGGCAATCAAAGCAAAGCTCGACGCTAATAACCTAGAGCAAGTGCTATTTAACTTGCCTGCGGGTGATTGGGATGCTGGTGATCGTGGTATCGCGGTAGACCCAGCACGAGTTGAAGAGTTTCAAGCGGGTGTACCTAAAGCTATCGCTTACGCAAAAGCACTCGGCTGTACTCAAGTGAATTGCTTAGCCGGGATTGTCCCGCAAGGTGTGACCCAACAAGACGCGCAATCGGCGTTTGTGATTAACCTGCATTACGCGGCAAACGCGCTAGCAGCAGAAGGCATTAGCTTAGTGATAGAAGCGATCAATACCCGTGATATTCCGGGCTTCTTCTTGAACACCACAGAGCAAGCCAAAGCGATCATCAAAGAGGTAGGGAGCGATAACCTTTCTATCCAATACGATATTTATCACATGCAAATTATGGAAGGCGATCTTACGCCGACCATGCAACAAAACATTGGCCAAATCGCACACGTGCAACTGGCGGATAATCCAGGTCGACACGAGCCGGGTACTGGAGAAATCAATTACCCATTCGTGCTCAATTATCTTGATGAGCTTGGTTATCAAGGGTGGGTTGGCTGCGAATATAAGCCGAAAACAACAACGACAGAAGGCCTTGGTTGGCTACACCAGTACCGTTAA
- a CDS encoding 2-hydroxy-3-oxopropionate reductase yields the protein MSKIAFIGTGIMGKPMASNLQKAGHDLILSDHFNAAPADLVAAGATVCHSPAEAAEAADIVILMVPNTPQVEDVLFGDNGVEKGLTAGGAAGKLVIDMSSISPIATKAIAARINEGGASYLDAPVSGGEVGAINAALTIMVGGEQDAFDKARPLFEIMGKNITLVGDNGAGQTCKVANQIIVALNIEAVSEALVFASKAGADPARVRQALLGGFANSKILEVHGERMVEGTFDPGFRISLHQKDLNLALTGAQELGVALPNTANAQELFGECAEMGGEGWDHSALIQAIEKRSDHSIR from the coding sequence ATGTCTAAAATTGCATTTATCGGAACTGGCATCATGGGTAAACCTATGGCGAGTAACCTTCAAAAAGCAGGTCACGATTTGATTCTGTCGGATCACTTTAATGCAGCACCTGCCGACCTTGTCGCAGCGGGCGCAACGGTCTGTCATTCACCAGCGGAAGCGGCTGAAGCAGCAGATATCGTTATCTTAATGGTGCCGAATACACCACAAGTTGAAGATGTCCTGTTTGGTGACAACGGTGTTGAGAAAGGCCTAACGGCGGGCGGTGCAGCTGGAAAACTGGTTATCGACATGAGTTCGATCTCGCCAATCGCGACCAAAGCAATTGCAGCGCGAATTAATGAAGGCGGCGCGTCATACCTTGATGCTCCGGTTTCGGGCGGTGAAGTAGGCGCGATTAATGCAGCGCTGACTATCATGGTGGGCGGTGAGCAAGACGCGTTTGATAAAGCTCGTCCTCTGTTCGAAATCATGGGTAAGAACATCACGCTAGTAGGCGACAACGGTGCGGGTCAAACCTGTAAGGTCGCAAACCAAATCATCGTTGCTCTGAATATCGAAGCCGTGTCTGAGGCACTGGTGTTTGCATCAAAAGCTGGCGCTGATCCAGCACGTGTACGTCAGGCGCTATTAGGTGGTTTTGCTAACTCTAAGATATTGGAAGTACACGGTGAGCGTATGGTTGAAGGCACATTTGATCCTGGCTTTAGAATCTCACTTCACCAGAAAGACCTAAATCTTGCGCTAACGGGCGCACAAGAATTGGGTGTTGCGCTGCCGAATACGGCCAACGCTCAAGAGCTATTTGGAGAGTGTGCCGAAATGGGCGGCGAAGGTTGGGACCACTCTGCTCTTATCCAAGCGATTGAGAAACGTTCTGACCACTCGATTCGTTAA
- a CDS encoding glycerate kinase type-2 family protein has protein sequence MDIDAKQFLQTLFSSAVNQALPKNHIEPFLPQDIFYRSANQAGRTVVIGAGKAAASMAAELEAVWQAKKQQDLALRDLEGLVVTRYEHTAPCEHIEVIEAAHPVPDAMGLEVSQRMLQLVSSLSADDTVICLLSGGGSALLSLPGGDISLAEKQQINKALLKSGAAIDEMNCVRKHLSSIKGGRLAKAAYPARVVSLAISDVPGDDISVIASGPTVPDTTTRFDAMAILERYQIETPRSAFEWLNNPESETVKPDDVCWKNAEHHIIATPMSALESAAAEAEGLGIPAYVLSDCIEGEARDVAKVHAALAKQVANHKHPFETPCVILSGGETTVTVKGNGRGGRNCEFLLSLYNELKGQDNIFALAADTDGIDGVEDNAGAWITPQTWQQGSNLSLKAQDYLDANNSYDFFKQVDVLLTTGPTLTNVNDFRAILIL, from the coding sequence ATGGACATTGATGCTAAGCAGTTTCTGCAAACCCTTTTCTCAAGTGCTGTTAATCAGGCGCTACCTAAAAATCACATCGAACCTTTTCTTCCTCAAGACATTTTTTATCGCTCAGCTAATCAAGCCGGGCGTACTGTGGTGATCGGAGCAGGAAAAGCGGCCGCATCAATGGCAGCAGAGCTCGAAGCGGTGTGGCAGGCAAAGAAACAACAAGATCTTGCACTGCGTGATCTTGAAGGCTTGGTGGTGACTCGTTATGAGCACACCGCCCCTTGCGAACATATCGAAGTGATTGAAGCAGCGCATCCTGTGCCAGATGCGATGGGCTTAGAAGTGAGCCAGCGCATGCTGCAATTGGTGAGTAGCTTGAGCGCAGATGACACGGTTATTTGCCTACTGTCGGGTGGCGGTTCCGCTTTGCTAAGTCTGCCCGGTGGCGACATCAGCTTGGCAGAGAAGCAACAAATCAATAAAGCGCTGCTCAAATCAGGCGCCGCCATTGATGAGATGAATTGTGTTCGCAAACATCTATCTTCAATAAAAGGCGGTCGACTCGCCAAAGCGGCCTATCCTGCAAGGGTAGTGTCACTGGCGATTTCTGATGTGCCGGGTGATGACATTAGTGTGATTGCCTCTGGCCCAACCGTACCCGACACCACCACGCGTTTTGATGCGATGGCAATTTTAGAACGTTACCAAATAGAAACACCACGCTCGGCATTTGAATGGTTAAATAATCCAGAGTCAGAAACCGTTAAGCCAGATGACGTCTGTTGGAAAAACGCCGAGCACCACATTATCGCCACCCCAATGTCGGCATTGGAATCCGCTGCAGCAGAAGCTGAAGGCTTAGGCATTCCGGCTTATGTGTTGAGTGATTGTATAGAGGGAGAAGCGCGAGATGTTGCGAAAGTTCACGCTGCGTTGGCTAAACAAGTGGCCAATCACAAGCACCCATTTGAGACGCCTTGCGTGATACTTTCCGGTGGCGAAACCACAGTAACCGTTAAAGGCAATGGTCGCGGTGGGCGTAACTGTGAGTTCTTGTTGAGCCTATATAATGAGCTTAAAGGCCAAGACAACATATTTGCATTGGCCGCCGATACCGACGGGATTGATGGCGTGGAAGACAATGCGGGTGCGTGGATTACCCCACAAACATGGCAGCAAGGTTCGAACTTGTCGCTTAAAGCGCAAGACTATCTCGATGCTAACAACAGCTACGATTTCTTCAAGCAAGTCGATGTGCTTCTTACCACGGGACCAACGCTGACCAATGTGAATGACTTCCGCGCAATATTGATTCTTTAA
- a CDS encoding TetR/AcrR family transcriptional regulator, whose translation MSRIRQKNQDLIIEVACEQFATHGYAATKMADIAKAADIPKPNVFYYFSSKDKLYNAVLETVTQPLLEASRPIEELSDPVEALSQYIQTKLIISRDHPHASKVFANEVMSDAKVLPKEIGDELYKQSQMILDKFSTWSAQGLMDDVPAHHLMFTIWAATQTYADFGWQICSVMQKDQLDDKDYEDAAEFITQLVIKGCGVKGKAE comes from the coding sequence ATGTCTAGGATCAGACAAAAGAATCAAGATTTAATCATCGAAGTGGCGTGTGAACAATTCGCTACTCATGGTTATGCCGCAACCAAAATGGCGGATATCGCGAAGGCGGCCGACATTCCCAAACCCAACGTATTCTATTACTTCAGCTCGAAAGACAAGCTCTACAATGCCGTTCTAGAAACCGTCACGCAGCCGTTACTTGAAGCCTCTCGTCCTATTGAAGAGCTGAGTGATCCCGTAGAAGCCCTATCTCAATACATTCAAACTAAGTTAATCATCTCACGCGACCACCCACACGCTTCTAAAGTGTTTGCTAACGAAGTGATGTCAGATGCTAAAGTGCTTCCGAAAGAGATCGGTGATGAATTGTATAAGCAGTCACAGATGATCCTTGATAAGTTCTCAACGTGGTCAGCACAAGGCTTAATGGATGACGTTCCGGCACACCATCTGATGTTCACCATCTGGGCGGCTACTCAAACCTACGCCGATTTTGGTTGGCAGATTTGCAGCGTGATGCAGAAAGACCAGCTCGATGATAAAGACTATGAAGATGCCGCTGAATTCATCACCCAGCTCGTGATTAAAGGGTGTGGTGTAAAAGGAAAGGCGGAATAG
- a CDS encoding ATP-binding protein, with amino-acid sequence MRTFSVIALVSSCVVFFVFSLRLVWQEEAQIENHLKSFKGVAEQFYKRLSPDGSLKLSENVTVYYGEEDFTDQLKKVPPMALDTVVRQRFELRLSEEHILIPGVVVYHFAFEDQNKTIPAYIAISSFDMDLWDDSWGVLMAISTLLMLGLIIVLRITLKQVFDKLMAPIGELSTQLSKHESDNFHVPTHTVDELQMLTSHLNSYSKMKDRLAKQEMMFAKYASHELKTPISIVLGAAELQAMKPNDPAFQTKQRERILGAANGMSSTVEVLLNIVKQENSSTEKTLTVIDDATLDLSKYKAMLASGVELLLNVEPNTTLNMPLPLVNMVLKNYIENAIRFTTQGEIRVTINSNTISVTDTGTGLSDDTKTEHGLGLIIVKRIGDSYGWTSTLTDNAHSDSTTTRSGCTATFAQSDA; translated from the coding sequence ATGCGCACCTTTTCTGTCATCGCTCTGGTCTCTTCATGCGTTGTATTTTTTGTGTTCTCACTGCGTTTAGTTTGGCAGGAAGAAGCTCAAATAGAGAATCACCTGAAATCATTCAAAGGGGTGGCAGAGCAGTTTTACAAACGTCTTTCTCCCGATGGCAGCCTAAAGCTATCGGAGAACGTAACGGTTTATTATGGTGAAGAGGACTTTACCGACCAACTCAAAAAGGTTCCACCCATGGCATTGGATACCGTAGTTCGCCAACGTTTTGAACTAAGACTTTCTGAAGAACACATTCTTATACCCGGTGTAGTCGTCTATCATTTTGCCTTCGAAGACCAGAACAAAACTATCCCAGCTTACATCGCCATCAGCTCTTTTGATATGGATTTGTGGGACGACAGTTGGGGCGTATTAATGGCAATATCAACTCTGCTTATGCTCGGGCTGATTATTGTATTGCGGATTACACTCAAGCAAGTGTTTGACAAGCTTATGGCACCCATTGGAGAACTCAGTACGCAGCTCAGCAAGCATGAGTCTGATAACTTCCATGTTCCGACTCACACGGTTGATGAGTTGCAGATGCTTACTTCACACCTAAACAGCTACTCCAAGATGAAAGACCGACTTGCCAAGCAAGAGATGATGTTTGCCAAATACGCCAGCCACGAATTAAAAACACCGATATCGATTGTTCTTGGCGCTGCCGAATTGCAAGCCATGAAGCCTAACGACCCAGCATTCCAAACCAAGCAACGCGAGCGTATTCTTGGGGCGGCCAATGGCATGAGTTCCACCGTTGAGGTGTTATTGAACATTGTGAAACAAGAGAACTCTTCAACTGAGAAAACTCTCACCGTTATCGACGATGCCACTCTCGATTTATCTAAGTACAAAGCGATGCTAGCTTCTGGCGTTGAGCTGCTATTAAACGTTGAACCAAACACCACACTCAACATGCCATTGCCGCTGGTGAATATGGTGTTGAAGAACTACATTGAAAACGCGATCCGATTTACCACGCAAGGTGAGATAAGGGTGACCATCAACTCCAACACGATTTCGGTTACTGATACTGGCACAGGGTTAAGTGATGATACTAAAACTGAACACGGCCTTGGCCTAATCATCGTAAAACGCATCGGAGACAGTTACGGTTGGACATCAACTCTAACTGATAACGCGCATTCAGATTCGACAACAACCCGTTCTGGCTGCACTGCGACCTTTGCTCAAAGCGATGCATAA
- a CDS encoding response regulator transcription factor, whose protein sequence is MLERSRILVVEDNIELQGIIADFLEVKEAIADFASDGEQGFELAMHNDFDAIILDVMLPKLDGMQVATKLRRNGVTTPILMLTALNGQEDLLNSFDSGADDFVTKPFKFPELEARLYALIKRHKGLVAQKILSYGEVTIDEKTHTASRDKQPLTLTPILFQILRELVKAQGGVVSRERLIYMLWGDDIPDKDVLRSHIYLLRNVLDKPFDFPMLKTIPKHGFQLILSASEPQQV, encoded by the coding sequence ATGCTTGAACGCAGTCGTATTTTGGTTGTTGAAGACAATATCGAACTACAAGGCATTATTGCCGACTTCTTAGAGGTTAAAGAGGCAATCGCAGACTTCGCTTCCGATGGCGAGCAAGGCTTTGAACTCGCCATGCACAATGACTTCGATGCAATTATCCTAGACGTCATGTTGCCCAAGCTCGACGGTATGCAAGTGGCGACCAAATTACGACGAAATGGCGTAACGACACCGATATTGATGCTAACAGCTTTAAATGGCCAAGAAGATCTACTGAACAGCTTCGATTCCGGCGCGGATGACTTTGTCACTAAGCCGTTTAAATTTCCAGAACTGGAAGCTCGTCTTTACGCGCTTATCAAACGCCATAAAGGCTTGGTTGCTCAAAAGATCTTAAGCTATGGCGAGGTAACGATTGATGAGAAAACGCATACAGCGTCAAGAGACAAACAACCCCTAACCCTGACACCTATCTTGTTTCAGATTCTAAGAGAATTAGTGAAAGCCCAAGGCGGCGTCGTATCTCGTGAAAGATTGATATACATGCTGTGGGGCGATGATATTCCAGACAAAGATGTACTCCGCAGCCATATCTACCTGCTGCGAAACGTACTCGATAAACCATTCGACTTCCCAATGTTGAAGACAATTCCTAAGCACGGGTTTCAGTTGATCTTATCTGCTAGTGAGCCTCAACAAGTATGA